A genomic stretch from Achromobacter spanius includes:
- the rpsR gene encoding 30S ribosomal protein S18, with product MAFFGKRKEKRKFTQQNPLFKRRKFCRFTAAGVEEIDYKDLDTLRDFVQENGKIIPARLTGTKAIYQRQLDTAIKRARFLALLPYTDNHN from the coding sequence ATGGCTTTCTTCGGAAAACGCAAAGAAAAACGCAAATTCACGCAGCAGAACCCGCTCTTCAAGCGTCGTAAGTTCTGCCGCTTTACCGCAGCCGGCGTCGAAGAGATCGACTACAAGGATCTGGACACCCTGCGCGACTTCGTGCAAGAAAACGGCAAGATCATCCCGGCTCGCTTGACCGGCACCAAGGCAATCTACCAGCGCCAGCTGGACACCGCCATCAAGCGCGCGCGCTTCCTGGCCCTGTTGCCTTACACCGACAACCACAACTAA
- the rplI gene encoding 50S ribosomal protein L9 gives MQVILLEKVLNLGNLGEVVRVRDGYARNFLIPQRKARRATDAALKEFEARRAELEKAQAEKLAASQALGERIAGFQLKIAQKAGVDGRLFGSVTNADIAEALKKAGFEGVEKGQVRLPNGQLKSVGEFPIQVALHADVVVDVTVLVEGELS, from the coding sequence ATGCAAGTTATTCTGCTCGAAAAAGTCCTCAATCTGGGCAACCTGGGTGAAGTCGTCCGCGTGCGTGACGGTTACGCCCGCAACTTCCTGATTCCCCAGCGCAAGGCCCGTCGTGCTACCGACGCCGCCCTGAAGGAATTCGAAGCTCGTCGCGCTGAACTGGAAAAGGCCCAGGCTGAAAAGCTGGCCGCCTCCCAGGCTCTGGGTGAGCGCATCGCCGGCTTCCAACTGAAGATCGCTCAGAAGGCCGGCGTTGACGGTCGTCTGTTCGGCTCGGTGACCAATGCCGACATCGCTGAAGCGCTGAAGAAGGCTGGTTTCGAAGGCGTTGAAAAGGGCCAAGTGCGCCTGCCCAACGGTCAACTGAAGTCGGTTGGCGAGTTCCCGATCCAGGTCGCTCTGCACGCTGACGTTGTTGTTGACGTCACGGTCCTGGTCGAAGGCGAACTGTCCTAA
- a CDS encoding replicative DNA helicase: protein MNTPADPQLEYLRVPPHSIEAEQSVLGGLLLDNTAWDRIADVLVEEDFYRHDHRLIWHHIARLIGLARPADVITVNESLISAGKAEDSGGLAYLNALAHNTPSAANIRRYAEIVRERAMLRKLVSIADEISSAALNPQGKEARQLLDEAESKVFKIAQEGSRGAAGFQEIQPLLTQVVERIDELYHREGSSDVTGVPTGFTDLDKMTSGMQGGDLIIVAGRPSMGKTSFSMNIGEHVAIEQGLPVAVFSMEMGAVQLAMRMLGSVGLLDQHRMRTGKLIADDWPRVTHAVQLMQDAQVYIDETPALSPMEVRARTRRLARQCGQLGLIIIDYLQLMSGNGSGENRATEVSEISRSLKGLAKELNCPLIALSQLNRSLEQRPNKRPVMSDLRESGAIEQDADVILFIYRDEVYNPDSPDKGTAEIIIGKQRNGPIGTVRLTFQGSSTRFLNFSGAQPRDMY from the coding sequence ATGAACACACCTGCCGATCCCCAGCTTGAATACCTGCGCGTTCCTCCCCATTCCATCGAGGCGGAGCAGTCGGTGCTGGGCGGCCTGTTGCTGGACAACACCGCGTGGGACCGTATTGCCGACGTGCTGGTCGAAGAAGACTTCTACCGCCACGACCACCGGCTGATCTGGCACCACATCGCCCGCCTGATCGGCTTGGCGCGGCCCGCCGACGTCATCACTGTCAATGAATCGCTGATCAGCGCTGGCAAGGCCGAAGACTCGGGCGGCCTGGCGTATTTGAACGCGCTGGCGCACAACACTCCGTCGGCCGCCAACATCCGCCGCTACGCCGAGATCGTGCGCGAGCGCGCCATGCTGCGCAAGCTGGTGTCGATTGCCGACGAGATCTCGTCGGCCGCGCTGAACCCGCAAGGCAAGGAAGCGCGCCAACTGCTGGATGAAGCAGAATCCAAGGTCTTCAAGATTGCCCAGGAAGGCTCGCGCGGCGCAGCCGGTTTCCAAGAGATCCAGCCGCTGTTGACCCAAGTGGTCGAACGTATCGACGAGCTCTACCATCGCGAAGGCAGCTCCGACGTCACCGGCGTGCCCACCGGCTTCACTGACCTGGACAAGATGACGTCCGGCATGCAGGGCGGCGACCTGATCATCGTGGCCGGCCGTCCGTCCATGGGCAAGACCTCGTTCTCGATGAACATCGGCGAACACGTGGCCATCGAGCAGGGCTTGCCCGTGGCAGTGTTCTCCATGGAAATGGGCGCGGTGCAGTTGGCAATGCGTATGTTGGGCTCGGTCGGCTTGCTGGACCAGCATCGCATGCGTACCGGCAAACTCATCGCCGATGACTGGCCGCGCGTGACGCACGCCGTGCAACTGATGCAGGACGCGCAGGTCTACATCGACGAAACCCCCGCCCTGAGCCCCATGGAAGTGCGTGCGCGCACACGCCGCCTGGCGCGCCAGTGCGGTCAGCTTGGCCTGATCATCATCGACTACCTGCAGCTGATGTCGGGTAACGGCTCCGGCGAAAATCGGGCTACCGAAGTGTCGGAAATCAGCCGGTCGCTGAAAGGCCTGGCGAAGGAACTGAACTGCCCGCTGATCGCGCTGTCGCAGTTGAACCGAAGCCTGGAACAACGCCCCAACAAGCGCCCCGTGATGAGCGATCTGCGCGAATCCGGCGCTATCGAACAGGACGCCGACGTGATCCTGTTCATCTACCGCGACGAAGTCTACAACCCGGATTCGCCGGACAAGGGTACTGCCGAGATCATCATCGGCAAGCAGCGTAACGGCCCCATCGGTACGGTGCGCCTGACCTTCCAGGGTTCCAGCACGCGCTTCCTGAACTTCTCCGGTGCGCAGCCGCGCGACATGTACTGA
- the priB gene encoding primosomal replication protein N, producing the protein MNKLELSARVLECEPLRHTPAGLPALEMVLAHESEVIEAGHPRRVELTITAVALGDLALLLKNTALGSELLVQGFLAPVRKDSVKIKLHLQQARKISGSAGRDPQVA; encoded by the coding sequence ATGAATAAGCTGGAACTCAGCGCCCGCGTTCTTGAATGCGAGCCTTTGCGCCACACTCCCGCCGGTCTGCCCGCACTGGAAATGGTGTTGGCGCACGAGTCCGAAGTCATCGAAGCCGGCCACCCGCGCCGTGTTGAATTGACGATCACGGCCGTGGCATTGGGCGATCTGGCGTTGCTGTTGAAGAACACCGCGTTAGGGTCTGAATTGTTGGTGCAGGGGTTTTTGGCTCCCGTCCGCAAAGACTCGGTGAAGATCAAGCTGCATCTGCAGCAGGCACGCAAGATCAGCGGTAGCGCAGGACGCGATCCGCAGGTGGCTTGA
- a CDS encoding bile acid:sodium symporter family protein, translated as MSRLVRLLPDRFTLYLICTVIIASIVPAHGQGVVVFGWITNIAVGLLFFLHGARLSREAIIAGLTHWKLHLTIFSATFLMFPLLGLALKPVLEPLVTPELYLGILFLCCLPATVQSAIAFTSMARGNVPAAVCSASASSLLGIFLTPLLVGTVVANAGSAPISFDAVGKIMLQLLLPFVLGQVARRWIGAWVHKHKAMLKFVDQGSILLVVYTAFSEAINEGLWSTTPIPALVGLVVCCAVILALALGLCALAGKLFGFNVEDRITLLFCGSKKSLASGIPMAQVLFAGHAVGAIVLPLMLFHQIQLMVCGVLAARYGKRPEIKD; from the coding sequence ATGTCACGCCTAGTCCGCCTTCTGCCCGACCGCTTCACCCTCTACCTGATCTGCACCGTCATCATCGCCAGCATCGTGCCCGCGCACGGGCAAGGCGTGGTGGTGTTCGGCTGGATCACCAACATTGCGGTGGGCCTGCTGTTTTTCCTGCACGGCGCGCGCCTGTCGCGCGAGGCCATCATCGCCGGCCTGACGCACTGGAAGCTGCACCTGACGATCTTCTCCGCCACGTTCCTGATGTTTCCCTTGCTGGGCCTGGCGCTCAAGCCCGTGCTGGAACCGCTGGTTACGCCCGAGCTGTACCTGGGCATCCTGTTCCTGTGCTGCCTGCCCGCCACGGTGCAATCGGCGATTGCCTTCACCTCCATGGCGCGCGGCAACGTGCCGGCCGCAGTGTGCAGCGCGTCGGCCTCCAGCCTGCTGGGCATTTTCCTGACCCCGCTGCTGGTGGGCACGGTCGTGGCCAACGCCGGCAGCGCGCCGATCTCGTTCGATGCGGTCGGCAAGATCATGCTGCAACTGCTGCTGCCCTTCGTGCTGGGCCAGGTCGCGCGTCGCTGGATCGGCGCCTGGGTCCACAAGCACAAGGCCATGCTGAAGTTCGTTGACCAGGGTTCGATCCTGCTGGTTGTGTACACGGCCTTTTCCGAAGCCATCAACGAAGGCCTGTGGAGCACCACGCCCATCCCCGCGCTGGTCGGCCTGGTGGTGTGCTGCGCGGTCATCCTGGCGCTTGCGCTGGGCTTGTGCGCCTTGGCCGGCAAGCTCTTCGGCTTTAACGTGGAAGACCGCATCACCCTGCTTTTCTGCGGTTCGAAAAAGAGCCTGGCCAGCGGTATTCCGATGGCGCAGGTGCTGTTCGCCGGCCACGCCGTGGGCGCCATCGTGCTGCCCTTGATGCTGTTCCATCAGATCCAGTTGATGGTCTGCGGCGTGCTGGCCGCGCGCTACGGCAAGCGTCCGGAAATCAAGGACTGA